A genome region from Stenotrophomonas maltophilia includes the following:
- a CDS encoding LysR family transcriptional regulator produces MARSDINRSGELEVFVRVIETGGFSAAARTLEMTPSAVSKLVARLEQRLGTRLLQRSTRQLQLTPEGCAFYERGLRVLADLDEAERCASAHAEPRGRLRVNSNVPFGQHFLLPLLPVFLQRNPQVGVDLTLNDEVIDLLEQRTDVAVRAGPLKSSSLVARRLGATRMMIVAAPAYAQRHGLPATVEDLQSHNRLDIGHARAMQGWPLLQDGRERMLLPSGNARASNGDALRQLVLGGLGMARLAAFQVQADIAAGRLLPVLEEANPGDLEEVHAVFLGQGGYLPLRVRAFLDYLVENVDLARPLG; encoded by the coding sequence ATGGCGCGCTCCGACATCAACCGATCCGGCGAACTGGAAGTGTTCGTGCGGGTGATCGAGACCGGGGGCTTTTCCGCGGCCGCCCGAACGTTGGAGATGACTCCGTCGGCGGTCAGCAAGCTGGTGGCGAGGCTGGAACAGCGTCTGGGGACACGCCTGCTGCAGCGTTCCACCCGCCAGCTGCAGCTGACTCCCGAGGGCTGCGCGTTCTACGAGCGCGGCCTGCGCGTGCTGGCCGACCTGGACGAGGCCGAGCGCTGTGCCAGTGCCCACGCCGAGCCGCGTGGACGCCTGCGGGTCAATTCCAATGTGCCGTTCGGCCAGCATTTCCTGTTGCCGCTGCTGCCGGTGTTCCTGCAGCGCAACCCGCAGGTAGGCGTGGACCTGACCCTCAACGACGAGGTGATCGATCTGCTGGAGCAGCGCACCGATGTGGCGGTGCGGGCCGGTCCGCTGAAGAGCTCCAGCCTGGTGGCGCGGCGGCTGGGCGCGACGCGGATGATGATCGTGGCCGCGCCGGCCTATGCGCAACGGCATGGCCTGCCGGCCACCGTGGAGGACTTGCAGTCGCACAACCGTCTGGACATTGGCCATGCGCGGGCGATGCAGGGTTGGCCGCTGCTGCAGGACGGTCGCGAACGGATGCTGCTGCCCAGCGGCAACGCCCGTGCCAGCAACGGCGATGCACTGCGCCAGCTGGTGCTGGGGGGGCTGGGCATGGCACGGCTGGCAGCGTTCCAGGTGCAGGCCGACATCGCTGCCGGACGCCTGCTGCCGGTGCTGGAGGAAGCCAATCCCGGTGACCTGGAAGAGGTGCACGCGGTGTTCCTGGGGCAGGGCGGCTACCTGCCGCTGCGGGTGCGCGCGTTCCTGGATTACCTGGTGGAGAACGTGGATCTGGCGCGGCCGTTGGGGTGA